The sequence below is a genomic window from Oncorhynchus nerka isolate Pitt River linkage group LG7, Oner_Uvic_2.0, whole genome shotgun sequence.
ttgatattgttgttgttgttgttattgttgttgttgttgttgttatcactgttgttgatattgttgttgatattgttgttgttgttatcactgttgttgatattgttgttgatattgttgttgttgttatcactgttgttgatattgttgttgttgttatcactgttgttgatattggtgttgttgttgttattgttgttgttgttgttgttatcactgttgttgatattgttgttgatattgttgttgttgttgttgttgttatcactgttgttgatattgttgttgatattgttgttgttgttgttgttatcactgttgttgatattgttgttgatattgttgttgatattgttgttgttgttgttattactgTTGCtgctattgttgttgttgttattactgTTGTTGATATTGTTTCTCCTTCCTGACCACTCCCCCCTTTTCCCGTTCTCCCCCTCAGTACTTATGGCGATGACCCCCCACACCGCTGAGGTAGCTCGTCTCTACCAGACAGAGTTTATCCGTAGCGCCCGGGCGGTGGGCGTCCTCTGGGCTGTGTGTACCCTCTGCTTCGCCATCATCGAGGTTGTCATCCTAATACAGCCCTCCTGGGTGGGCACCAGAGAGGTTCACTACCAGGGAGGGGGCCCCGTGCCAAAGACTGGTACCCTGGGACTGTTCGAGGTAGGTGTGTCTTATTTTTAAAAAGTTATAAGTCCTCAACTGAGGAAGTGAGTTTAAATTGACTATGGTCCTGACTAAACAACATCAGTTAAAAGTGTCTTACATAGAGACATACAGTATTAAAAACCTTCATAATAAGACATTAAAGGGAAAGTCCCTGTAGACTCCCAGTCATTACGCTAGTCGCTAGTTAGCAATGGCTGCGGAGACTTCCTTCAGCTTCCTTCAAACTGCTGgcatggtatccatgagttcatctgactcaggGTAGGTAGaaaaagggcttcattgccaaaatgcCGCGCTATCCCTTTAAGACTCAAACGTCTGGTTTTAACTGTAAATGTCACGCTATCCCTTTAAGACTCAAACGTCTGCTTTTAACTGTAAATGTCGCGCTATCCCTTTAAGACTCTTACGTCTGCTTTTAACTGTAAATGTCACGCTATCCCTTTAAGGCTCTTACGTCTGCTTTTAACTGTAAATGTCGCGCTATCCCTTTAACGACTCAAACGTCTGTTTTTAACTGTAAATGTCACGCCATCCCTTTAAAAACACATAGGTCTGTTTCTAACTGTAAATGTTGCGCTATCCCTTTAAGACTCTTACATCTGTTTTTAACTGTAAATGTCGCGCTATCCCTTTAAGGCTCTTAGGTCTGTTTTTAACTGTAAATGTCACGCTATCCCTTTAAAGACTCATAGGTCTGTGTTTAACAGGTAATAAAGCCTACTGTAAGTAAAGTGTTACAGTAGCAcgtatttttactgaaaacggcatggaccctccccctcccaccctccgcacccccctccctcctcccccctccctcccaccctcccccccaccccctcctcctccctcccaccctccgcaccccctccctccccctcccctccccctcccaccctccgcaccctcccctaccccctcccaccctcctcaccccccctcctcctccctcccaccctccgcaccccccccctcctcctcccctcccccctcccaccctcctcaccccccctcccctccctccctcccccctccccctcccaccctccgcacccccctccctcctcccctccccctcccaccctccgcaccccctccctcctcccctccccccccccacccaccccctcctcctccctcccaccctccacaccccctcctccctcccctccctcctcaccccccctcccccctcccaccctccgcacccccctcctccccctcccaccctccgcaccccccccccctcctcctccctcccaccctccgcaccccctcccctcccaccctccctccccctccccccctctcccaccctccgcacccccccctcctccctcccaccctccgcaccccctccctcctccctccccctcccaccctcctcaccccctcctcctccctcccaccctccgcaccccccctccctcctcccctcccctcccaccctcctcacCCACCCAACCCTGATGTAATGCCACTGTGTTTGTAGGTGTGTGTGGAGTCTGATTGGCCGGTCCCAGAGTGTCGTGGCTCACTGAGCACTCTGACCCCTCTCCCAGCCTTCCAGTCCCCTGCTGTGCTGGTTTGCATGTCCCTGACCATGGTCTGGAGTAGCGTCGGCTGCCTCTCCCTCTTCAGATTCTGCAACGCCGCCACCGTCTACAAGATCTGCGCTTGGCTGCAGCTTACTGCAGGTACACATTATATCGCTATAAAGAGTTTGACCTTGAGATTGGCCTTGAGATTGGCCTTGAGATTGGCCTTGAGATTCCCCTGAGATTGGCCACTGACTGTTCCTTGGAGGCTTTGAGATTGGCCTTGAGATTTGTGAGATTGGCTTTGAGATTGGCCTTGAGATTGACTTAAATGGTGAAATTAAATGAGATTGGCCTTGAGATTGGCTTTGAGATTGACCTTGAGATTGGCTTTGAGATTGACCTTGAGATTGGCTTTGAGATTGATTTTGAGATTGGCTTTGAGATTGATTTTGAGATTGGCCTTGAGATTGACCTTGAGATTGACCTTGAGATTGACCTTGAGATTGACCTTGAGATTGGTTTTGAGATTGACCTTGAGATTGGCCTTGAGATTGGTTTTGAGATTGACCTTGAGATTGGTCTTGAGATTGGCCTTGAGATTGGTCTTGAGATTGGTTTTGAGATTGACCTTGAGATTGGCCTTGAGATTGACCTTGAGATTGACCTTGAGATTGGCCCTTTAAATAGCTGAACAAATCCAGATTTTGACCACCCAGTGTTGTATTCTGGTGTGTAATTATTATATGGTAATTTTAAATACATATTTCCTTTCTGGAAATGGATAATAAAGTTGTATGTCTGTGCATGTTTCTATCTGGCTATAGCCTGGATCCTGACTACACTGTGCTTCTGTCCTCTAAGGGTTCTACCTGGCTATAGCCTGGATCCTGACTACACATGTGTTTTCGTCCTCTAGGGGTTCTACCTGGCTATAGCCTGGATCCTGACTACACTGTGTTTTTGTCCTCTAGGGGTTCTGCCTGGCTATAGCCTGGATCCTGACTACATTGTGTTTTCGTCCTCTAAGGGTTCTGCCTGGCTCTCGCCTGTGTGCTGTTCCCTGACTCGTGGGATTGTGCGGACATGCGGGACCTGTGTGGTGATGGGGTGACCAGTTTCTCCTCCGGAAACTGCTCTGTCCACTGGGCCTTTGTCCTGGCCTTGTTGGGGGTCCTGGATGCTGCCATTCTTGCCACTCTGGCCTTTGTACTGGGCAACCGACAAGATGCTCTGCTGCCAGAGGACACCAAGGATGGTGAGAAAAGCACAATATACTACAACACCCATAATGCCTTGTgttattgttattgactgtacgcttgtttatttccatgtgtaacttgtgttgttgtttgtttgtgtcgcactgctttgctttatcttgaccaagttcgcagttgtaaatgagaacttgttctcaactagcctacctggataaataaaggtgttctcaactagcctacctggttaaataaaggtgttctcaactagcctacctggttaaataaaggtgttctcaactagcctacctggttaaataaaggtgttctcaactagcctacctggttaaataaaggtgttctcaactagcctacctggttaaataaaggtgttctcaactagcctacctggttaaataaaggtgttctcaactagcctacctggttaaataaaggtgttctcaactagcctacctggataaataaaggtgttctcaactagcctacctggttaaataaaggtgttctcaactagcctacctggttaaataaaggtgttctcaactagcctacctggttaaataaaggtgttctcaactagcctacctggttaaataaaactagcctacctggttaaataaaggtgttctcaactagcctacctggttaaataaaggtgttctcaactagcctacctggttaaataaaggtgttctcaactagcctacctggttaaataaaggtgttctcaactagcctacctggttaaataaaggtgttctcaactagcctacctggttaaataaaggtgttctcaactggcctacctggttaaataaaggtgttctcaactagcctacctggttaaataaaggtgttctcaactagcctacctggttaaataaaggtgttctcaactagcctacctggttaaataaaggtgaaatttaaaaaaaaatgtatttaaaaaaaaatcctactCATGTGTCTCGATAGCAAGGACGTTGTGACGTCAAAAACACATCACATTTCAGAGATGGTGATAATaacatacagggccttcagaaagtattcaccctgcagACCGACGGTGAGACAGACCCTACCAAGATGGCCGCCATTATCAGCACATTCCAGAGCTGTATAGGTTTATAcatggccttcagaaagtattcacaccccttgactttcacacacacacacacacacacacacacacacacacacacacacacacacacacacacacacacacacacacacacacacacacacacacacacacacacacacacacacacacacacacacacacacacacacacacacacacacacacacacacacacacacacacacacacacacacacacacacagagagacagagagtgataaCAGAGCCACAGCTGGAGCTACACTATGTGAAAGTAATTCATACCACTTACaacagccttcagaaagtattcacaccccttgactttctccacactttgttgtgttgcagcctgaatttaaaatggatgacATGTTGtgtactggcctacacacaataccccataatgtcaaagtggaattgtgtttttagacatttttacaaatgaattaaaaaagaagagctgaaatgtcttgagtcaataagtattggcaagcctaaataagttcaggagtaaaacattTACTAAACAATATGTTGCGTGcaacaataatagtgtttaacaagaGTTTTGAATGACCacaaacatacaattatctgtaggaTCCCTCAGTcgaagcagtgaatttcaaacacagattcaaccacaaagaccagggaggttttccaatgcctcacaaagaccagggagattttccaatgcctcgcaaagaccagggaggttttccaatgcctcacaaagaccagggaggttttccaatgcctcacaaagaccagggaggttttccaatgcctcacaaagaccagtgaggttttccaatgcctcacaaagaccagggaggttttccaatgcctcacaaagaccagggaggttttccaatgcctcacaaagaagggcacctattggtagatgggtaaaaaataaaaacagcagacattgaatatccctttgagctctggtgaagttattaattacactttggatggtgtctgctaaatgacttaaatgtaaatgtaaatgtaaatgtgtatcaatacaccccagTCACtacaagatacaggcgtccttcctaactcagttgccggagaggaaggaaactgctcagggatttcaccatgaggacaatggtgactttaaaacagtcacagagtttaatggctgtgacaggagaaaactgaggatggatcaacaacattgtagtttctccacaatactaacctacatgactgagtgaaaagaaggaagcctgtacagaatacaaatattccaaaacatgaatcCTGTTTGTAACGAGGCACTAAAGttatactgcaaaaaaatgtggcaaagcaattaactttttgtcctgaatacatagtgttatgtttggggcaaatccaatacaacacattacttatATATAGTAGCCTAGTAATTAATTATTTTGCCCTTCGCTCATGTAGTAGCCTAGTAATTAATTATTTTGCTCTTGACTCACGTAGTAGCCTAGTAATGAATTATTTTACTCTTCACTCGCGTAGTAGCCTAGTAATTCATTATTTTACTCTTCACTGGCGTAGTAGCCTAGTAATGAATTATTTTACTCTTCACTGGCGTAGTAGCCTAGTAATGAATTATTTTACTCTTCACTGGCGTAGTAGCCTAGTAATGAATTATTTTATTCTTCACTGGCGTAGTAGCCTAGGAATTAATTATTTTACTCTTCACTGGCGTAGTAGCCTAGTAATGAATTATTTTACTCTTCACTGGCGTAGTAGCCTAggaattatttattttactctTCACTGGCGTAGTAGCCTAGTAATGAATTATTTTACTCTTCACTGGCGTAGTAGCCTAGGCTACTCCTTATCTAATGTTGGTTACTAATGATAATGAACAGACACCTGTCCCTTCAGACTGTAACAACCCTTGTGTTTCTTGTCTCCCCTCTACAGTGACAGGGTTTCTGCTGTCTGCTTAGACTGGCTGGTCCCCATTCtgtgttaaatatatatatatatatatatatatatatatatatatatatatatatatatataggtgagGCTTCTCAGTCACTTACTAAGATAGCCCTCCAGTCTGTGTTATATATATCTATTCTCAGCCCTCCAGTCTGTGTTATATATATCTATTCTCAGCCCTCCAGTCTGTGTTATATATATCTATTCTCAGCCCTCCAGTCTGTGTTATATATATCTATTCTCAGCCCTCCAGTCTGTGTTATATATATCTATTCTCAGCCCTCCAGTCTGTGTTATATATATCTATTCTCAGCCCTCCAGTCTGTGTTATATATATCTATTCTCAGCCCTCCAGTCTGTTCAGCTTTTTATTTGGCTTTCTACATTTGAAGTTGTTTGGATATTGAATTTGGGGGAATTGAATGAAAATGTAATAACCTGACTcaatctttcctctctctctctctccccatatttATATCTCTCCCCTCATTATTTTCATGTCCCTCACTCTTCCATTATTTTCATGTCtctcactctttcctctctctctcattattttcACATCCCtcactctttcccctctctctctctcattattttcATGTCcctcactctttcctctctcattAATGTCATGTCtctcactctttcctctctctctcattattttcatatctctcactctttcctctatctctctcattatTTTCATATATCTcactctttcccttctctctatCATTATTTTCATATCTCTCACTCTTTCCTCTATCATTATTTTCATGTCcctcactctttcctctctctcattattttcatatctctcactctttcctctatctctctcattatTTTCATATATCTcactctttcccttctctctatCATTATTTTCATATCtctcactctttcctctctctatcaTTAATTTCATGTCtctcactctttcctctctctcactctctcctctctctctctcattattttcacatctctcactctttcctctctctctctctcattattttcatatctctcactctttcctctctctctctcattattttcatatctctcactctttcctctctctctctctctcattattttcatatctctcactctttcctctctctcattaTTTTCATGTCCCtcactctttcccctctctctctctcattattttcatgtctctcactctttcctctctctctctcgttattttcatatctctcactctttcctctctcattATTTTCATGTCCCtcactctttcccctctctctctctcattattttcatgtctctcactctttcccctctctatctTATTATTTTCATGTCCCTCACTCTTTGGGTCCTTACTGCGCTGTGTTGTCTTTCCTGTTATCTTCTGGAACCTTCCCTTTGTTTCTTCCTGTCTtcattttctctctttcctcccgtGATGTCCTCCTCTATCCATCTTCATTGGGTCAATAAACACGCTGGAGGAAGAACCCTCTGACTCCTCCCCCTTGGTATTACATCACTATGCATATCCTGGTTACATAATGTCCCTGCATGGAAACGGTCACCTGGCAACAGTAGACCTGGAGCTGTGTTCTACTACCTGAGACTGAAGACAATGATCTCCTGGATGTTTTAAACCCTTGAGAGGCTACCGGTCCTGGACTACGAAGGAGGGAAGATGGTGACACACCGAGATATAGGACATTAGTGCTGTTACAGTTCATTTATGACAGATTATATACAGATATATTTCTCAATGTTCAGTGTTTGAGGGACAGTGTTTTGTAGGCTTGTAGGAATGATGTTTTTAATGTTGTTTGTCCCCTTTAATATGAGAGAATATTTTTGCCTTATTTCCATATCCCCCGCCTGAGGGAGGCTAGATGTGATGAGGATGCTTGAGAAAAGCTTTCTTGTAAAGTTTTCGTGTCTTAGAAAAATTCCATGAACTTTATAGAATAGTATAACCTTCTTCTTTTTTTATCGGTGTAAATAAACGTTTTTTTTGTATTAAATACCTTTTTATTTATACTGAGCCTGATATTGAGTAATTTGTCAAATTCTGTTATTGTGTGCATGTTTTACTGTAGTGCCATTTCCAGTAAATGTGTGAGATATTGTATTTctttgtattgtgtattgtgtattgccTGTACTGGGATTAGAAGGCAACACTCACTCTATGACACAATATTAAAACTTATTCCATCTCAAAATGCAACAGACAGAGAAATCATGTTTTCACATCAAATTTTATGACTGTGATCCACTTTTGCGAAAATATAATGCACCAGATGTGTATTTTTGTACAAGATGTTTAACTGCACCTGTTGACTAAGCAAAGTTAACAAACGGCAATCACAGTCTGTCTCCACAAACATACTAAGTTATGAGAAAAACATGGGCAGTACAGTACTGTGTTATCCAGAATACCTTGTGTTTTCATGGGCAGTACAGTACTGTGTTATCCAGAATACAGTGTGTTTTCATGGGCAGTACAGTACTGTGTTATCCAGAATACCTTGTGTTTTCATGGGCAGTACAGTAATGTGTTATCCAGAATACCTTGTGTTTTTCATGGGCAGTACAGTACTGTGTTATCCAGAATACAGTGTGTTTTTCATGGGCAGTACAGTACTGTGTTATCCAGAATACAGTGTGTTTTTCATGGGCAGTACAGTACTGTGTTATCCAGAATACAGTGTGTTTTTCATGGGAGGAACAGTACTGTGTTATCCAGAATACAGTGTGTTTTTCATGGGCAGTACAGTACTGTGTTATCTAGCATACAGTGTGTTTTCATGGGCAGTACAGTACTGTGTTATCCAGAATGCAGTGTGTTTTTCATGGGCAGTACAGTACTGTGTTATCTAGTATACAGTGTGTTTTTCATGGGCAGTACAGTACTGTGTTATCCAGAATACAGTGTGTTTTTCATGGGCAGTACAGTACTGTGTTATCCAGAATACAGTGTGTTTTTCATGGGCAGTAGAGTACTGTGTTATCCAGAATACAGTGTGTTTTTCATGGGCAGTACAGTACTGTGTTATCCAGAATACAGTGTGTTTTTCATGGGCAGTACAGTACTGTGTTATCCAGAATACCTTGTGTTTTCATGGGCAGTACAGTACTGTCTTATCCAGAATACTGTGTGTATTCATGTGCAGTAGAGTACTGTGTTATCCAGAATACAGTGTGTTTTTCATGGGCAGTACAGTACTGTTATCCAGAATACAGTATGTTTTTCATAGGCAGTACAGTACTGTGTTATCCAGAATACCTTGTGTTTTCATGGGCAGTACAGTACTGTCTTATCCAGAATACAGTGTGTTTTTCATGTGCAGTAGAGTACTGTGTTATCCAG
It includes:
- the lhfpl4b gene encoding LHFPL tetraspan subfamily member 3 protein isoform X4 yields the protein MAMTPHTAEVARLYQTEFIRSARAVGVLWAVCTLCFAIIEVVILIQPSWVGTREVHYQGGGPVPKTGTLGLFEVCVESDWPVPECRGSLSTLTPLPAFQSPAVLVCMSLTMVWSSVGCLSLFRFCNAATVYKICAWLQLTAGFCLALACVLFPDSWDCADMRDLCGDGVTSFSSGNCSVHWAFVLALLGVLDAAILATLAFVLGNRQDALLPEDTKDGRTL
- the lhfpl4b gene encoding LHFPL tetraspan subfamily member 3 protein isoform X2, translating into MAMTPHTAEVARLYQTEFIRSARAVGVLWAVCTLCFAIIEVVILIQPSWVGTREVHYQGGGPVPKTGTLGLFEVCVESDWPVPECRGSLSTLTPLPAFQSPAVLVCMSLTMVWSSVGCLSLFRFCNAATVYKICAWLQLTAGFCLALACVLFPDSWDCADMRDLCGDGVTSFSSGNCSVHWAFVLALLGVLDAAILATLAFVLGNRQDALLPEDTKDVDLELCSTT
- the lhfpl4b gene encoding LHFPL tetraspan subfamily member 3 protein isoform X1, which encodes MAMTPHTAEVARLYQTEFIRSARAVGVLWAVCTLCFAIIEVVILIQPSWVGTREVHYQGGGPVPKTGTLGLFEVCVESDWPVPECRGSLSTLTPLPAFQSPAVLVCMSLTMVWSSVGCLSLFRFCNAATVYKICAWLQLTAGFCLALACVLFPDSWDCADMRDLCGDGVTSFSSGNCSVHWAFVLALLGVLDAAILATLAFVLGNRQDALLPEDTKDEPSDSSPLVLHHYAYPGYIMSLHGNGHLATVDLELCSTT
- the lhfpl4b gene encoding LHFPL tetraspan subfamily member 3 protein isoform X3, with product MAMTPHTAEVARLYQTEFIRSARAVGVLWAVCTLCFAIIEVVILIQPSWVGTREVHYQGGGPVPKTGTLGLFEVCVESDWPVPECRGSLSTLTPLPAFQSPAVLVCMSLTMVWSSVGCLSLFRFCNAATVYKICAWLQLTAGFCLALACVLFPDSWDCADMRDLCGDGVTSFSSGNCSVHWAFVLALLGVLDAAILATLAFVLGNRQDALLPEDTKDVTGFLLSA